The Nitratidesulfovibrio sp. genome window below encodes:
- the mazG gene encoding nucleoside triphosphate pyrophosphohydrolase, translated as MSTEPASPKSSASGNGLQAITDVIDRLLAPEGCPWDREQTPESLADYVIEECFELVEAIRSGKVHDVREELGDVMFLLAFIGRLYADKGAFTLSDAVEGNAAKMIRRHPHVFAEGECASREELLRNWERIKREEKAAAMAEDGADAADGDGKAASAEGASGDAPGGVFDSLPKGLPPLVKAYRLHSKAARVDFTWESDEDVEQQVEAEWLEWLDASASGDKERQEQELGDFLFTIVELGRRKGIKANAALDYATLKFLRRFEGMEALARERGLDFPNLPFEEKDALWNEVKAAEKA; from the coding sequence ATGAGCACCGAACCCGCTTCCCCCAAATCCTCCGCATCGGGCAACGGCCTTCAGGCCATCACCGACGTCATCGACCGCCTGCTGGCCCCCGAGGGCTGCCCGTGGGACCGTGAACAGACCCCGGAATCGCTGGCCGACTACGTCATCGAGGAATGCTTCGAACTGGTGGAGGCCATCCGTTCGGGCAAGGTGCACGACGTGCGCGAGGAACTGGGTGACGTGATGTTCCTGCTGGCATTCATCGGGCGCCTGTATGCCGACAAGGGGGCGTTCACCCTGTCCGATGCCGTGGAGGGCAACGCCGCCAAGATGATCCGCCGCCATCCGCACGTGTTCGCCGAGGGCGAATGCGCCAGCCGCGAGGAACTGCTGCGCAACTGGGAGCGCATCAAGCGCGAGGAAAAGGCGGCGGCCATGGCCGAGGATGGTGCCGATGCCGCTGATGGCGACGGGAAGGCCGCATCCGCCGAAGGTGCGTCCGGCGATGCCCCGGGGGGCGTGTTCGACAGCCTGCCCAAGGGGCTGCCCCCGCTGGTCAAGGCGTACCGGTTGCACTCCAAGGCCGCCCGCGTGGACTTTACCTGGGAAAGCGACGAGGACGTGGAACAGCAGGTGGAGGCCGAATGGCTGGAATGGCTGGATGCCTCGGCCAGCGGCGACAAGGAACGCCAGGAGCAGGAACTGGGCGACTTTCTGTTCACCATCGTGGAGCTTGGCCGCCGCAAGGGCATCAAGGCCAACGCCGCGCTGGACTACGCCACGCTGAAGTTCCTGCGCCGTTTCGAGGGCATGGAGGCGCTGGCTCGCGAGCGCGGGCTGGACTTCCCCAACCTTCCCTTTGAAGAAAAGGACGCGCTGTGGAACGAGGTGAAGGCCGCCGAAAAGGCCTGA
- a CDS encoding methyl-accepting chemotaxis protein: MKLTILRKLLLMVICIVLLTAAAIFGTAHHFMKRGFADESAQGVTRLRDVVVRNIGDRSAKFQEEAALVAQHADFAAAVAAGDGSRASELAKRLMRDVGSDFMTVTDDKGNVLARGHSDKTGDSVLDQDTVRRALRGEASVGVISGTVVPFTLRAGAPIRRDGKVVGTVAIGTSLVREGFVDDLKSFTGLEVTVFKGDTRVMTTIVRDGKRAIGTRMDNPKVLETVFTAGKTFLARNQILGSEYETAYWPILDMEGKTIGMWFIGMPVASIIAAQDRVTDSSLAVMAGVLPVMIAVAWLLARALSRPITHTTAFATAVAGGDLNSELTVRTGDEVGQLADALRSMVGTLRDKIGEAQEQTRLAADETKKAQQAMAEAEEARARGEQARREGMLHAARELEGIVDIVSAASEELSAQIEQSSRGAELQSRRTGETAVAMEEMNATVLEVARSAGLASDTAGDAKAKASAGSGIVEAMIDGIGVVQRHSETLNRDMDALGKSTERIGAILGVISDIADQTNLLALNAAIEAARAGDAGRGFAVVADEVRKLAEKTMTATREVGEAIGGIQQGAKVSIAQVGETAREVESVTGRAREAGQSLVSIVALADSVSDQVRSIATASEEQSAASEEINRAVEEVNRISTETSDAMRQSALAVGELAAQAQKLKAIIEQMQRENA; the protein is encoded by the coding sequence ATGAAGTTGACGATTCTTCGCAAACTGCTCCTCATGGTCATCTGTATCGTGCTGCTGACGGCGGCGGCCATTTTCGGAACGGCCCATCATTTCATGAAACGCGGCTTCGCCGACGAATCGGCGCAGGGGGTAACCCGGCTGCGCGACGTGGTGGTGCGCAACATCGGCGACCGCTCCGCGAAATTTCAGGAGGAAGCGGCCCTGGTGGCGCAGCACGCGGATTTCGCCGCCGCAGTGGCTGCGGGCGACGGTTCGCGCGCGTCCGAACTGGCCAAACGCCTGATGCGTGACGTGGGCTCCGACTTCATGACCGTCACCGACGACAAGGGCAACGTGCTGGCACGCGGCCATTCGGACAAGACGGGCGATTCGGTGCTCGATCAGGACACCGTGCGTCGGGCCCTGCGTGGCGAAGCTTCGGTGGGGGTCATATCCGGCACGGTGGTGCCGTTCACCCTGCGCGCGGGTGCGCCCATCCGCCGCGACGGCAAGGTGGTGGGCACGGTGGCCATCGGCACGTCCCTGGTGCGCGAGGGCTTCGTGGACGACCTGAAGTCGTTCACCGGCCTTGAGGTTACCGTATTCAAGGGCGACACCCGCGTCATGACCACCATCGTGCGCGACGGCAAACGAGCCATCGGCACGCGCATGGACAACCCCAAGGTACTGGAGACGGTATTCACCGCAGGCAAGACCTTTCTGGCGCGCAACCAGATTCTGGGCAGCGAATACGAGACGGCCTATTGGCCCATCCTGGACATGGAGGGCAAGACCATCGGCATGTGGTTCATCGGCATGCCGGTGGCCAGCATCATTGCTGCCCAGGATCGGGTGACCGATTCTTCGCTGGCGGTGATGGCGGGGGTGCTGCCGGTGATGATCGCGGTGGCCTGGCTGCTGGCGCGTGCCCTGTCGCGGCCCATAACGCACACCACCGCCTTTGCCACGGCCGTGGCCGGGGGGGACCTGAATTCCGAGCTTACCGTGCGCACCGGCGACGAGGTGGGGCAACTGGCCGACGCCCTGCGCTCCATGGTGGGCACGCTCCGGGACAAGATAGGCGAGGCCCAGGAGCAGACCCGCCTTGCGGCGGATGAGACGAAAAAGGCCCAGCAGGCCATGGCCGAGGCGGAAGAGGCCCGCGCCCGCGGCGAGCAGGCCCGGCGCGAGGGCATGCTGCACGCCGCGCGCGAGCTGGAAGGCATCGTGGACATTGTCTCCGCCGCCTCGGAAGAGCTTTCGGCGCAGATCGAACAGTCCTCGCGCGGGGCCGAACTGCAAAGCCGCCGTACCGGCGAGACCGCCGTGGCCATGGAAGAAATGAACGCCACCGTGCTCGAGGTGGCCCGCAGCGCGGGCCTTGCGTCCGACACGGCGGGTGACGCAAAGGCCAAGGCCTCGGCCGGGTCGGGCATCGTGGAAGCCATGATTGATGGCATTGGCGTGGTGCAGCGCCATTCCGAGACCCTGAACCGCGACATGGACGCCCTGGGCAAGAGCACCGAGCGCATCGGGGCCATTCTGGGCGTGATTTCCGATATCGCCGACCAGACCAACCTGCTGGCGTTGAACGCCGCCATCGAAGCCGCTCGCGCAGGGGATGCCGGGCGCGGCTTTGCCGTGGTGGCCGACGAGGTGCGCAAGCTGGCCGAAAAGACCATGACCGCCACCCGGGAAGTGGGCGAGGCCATCGGCGGCATCCAGCAGGGTGCCAAGGTCAGCATCGCCCAGGTGGGCGAGACGGCGCGCGAGGTGGAAAGCGTCACCGGCAGGGCGCGCGAGGCGGGGCAATCGCTGGTATCCATCGTGGCCCTGGCCGATTCCGTGTCCGATCAGGTGCGTTCCATCGCCACCGCCAGCGAAGAGCAGTCCGCCGCCTCGGAGGAGATCAACCGGGCCGTGGAGGAAGTGAACCGCATCTCCACCGAGACCAGCGACGCCATGCGCCAGTCGGCCCTGGCCGTGGGTGAGCTTGCGGCGCAGGCCCAGAAGCTGAAGGCCATCATCGAACAGATGCAGCGCGAGAACGCCTGA
- a CDS encoding PilZ domain-containing protein, which translates to MRRFRELRVHPDLLKRIDTAAEEMGITTTALVEGLLERYLLRRDAKSRDDADRRSFERHPIRLPGVVYVTEPDGHYGRYQPVELHDISLNGVGFRMPPNSELDMRLADGEFEVIFRLDDNNPPVRMRCRSTRNERGKGATRIGASFIGGDVTSHALMERYFVQ; encoded by the coding sequence ATGAGAAGATTCCGCGAACTTCGTGTTCACCCCGACCTGCTGAAGCGCATCGACACCGCCGCGGAAGAAATGGGCATTACCACGACGGCCCTCGTGGAAGGCCTGTTGGAACGCTACCTGCTGCGCCGCGATGCCAAATCGCGGGACGACGCGGACCGGCGCTCCTTCGAGCGCCACCCCATCCGCCTGCCGGGGGTGGTGTACGTCACCGAGCCGGACGGCCATTACGGACGTTACCAGCCCGTGGAACTGCACGACATCTCGCTGAACGGCGTGGGCTTTCGGATGCCCCCCAATTCCGAGCTGGACATGCGCCTGGCCGACGGCGAGTTCGAGGTGATCTTTCGCCTCGACGACAACAATCCGCCCGTACGCATGCGCTGTCGCAGCACCCGCAACGAACGCGGCAAGGGCGCCACGCGCATAGGTGCGTCGTTCATCGGCGGCGATGTTACCAGCCATGCCCTCATGGAGCGCTACTTCGTCCAGTAG
- a CDS encoding PAS domain-containing protein, translating into MTSNDPTFGSAGLHARLRHLEDQARFTLDVLDMAFNLGDFQTCINRLEEPSDLLDEAVARIGELVQFSVTAFYLVDEHTSDFVLGLCRPSEEGPAIEREVERLIETGVFALAVRENRPITVYSSDNSHRLVLSVLATTSRVRGMFIGAMPRTEKNLSGILLSLLSLILKHCANAIESFELYRLLREHERRQREFIDTLSVTVFETDPAGILRSLNRAASAQFGIDPAALPPSSGLLDLLAPDERPRMAAAIAAALRDGQPASLACTAMHASGATFPAVLHLAPCMHEGLCTGLRGVVGRHPTE; encoded by the coding sequence ATGACTAGCAACGACCCCACCTTCGGCAGCGCGGGCCTGCACGCCCGGCTGCGCCACCTGGAAGACCAGGCCCGGTTCACGCTCGACGTACTGGACATGGCCTTCAACCTCGGCGACTTCCAGACCTGCATCAACCGGCTGGAAGAACCCTCCGACCTGCTGGACGAGGCCGTGGCGCGCATCGGCGAACTGGTGCAGTTCTCGGTCACGGCGTTCTACCTGGTGGACGAGCACACCTCCGACTTCGTGCTGGGCCTGTGTCGCCCCAGCGAGGAAGGACCGGCCATCGAACGCGAGGTGGAACGGCTCATCGAGACCGGCGTGTTCGCCCTGGCCGTGCGCGAAAACCGGCCCATCACCGTGTATTCCTCCGACAACAGCCACCGCCTGGTGCTCAGCGTGCTGGCCACCACCTCGCGCGTGCGGGGCATGTTCATCGGGGCCATGCCGCGCACCGAAAAGAACCTTTCGGGCATCCTGCTTTCGCTGCTCTCGCTCATTCTCAAGCACTGCGCCAACGCCATCGAGAGCTTCGAGCTGTACCGCCTGCTGCGCGAACATGAACGCCGCCAACGCGAATTCATCGACACCCTGTCCGTCACGGTGTTCGAAACCGACCCGGCGGGCATCCTGCGCTCGCTGAACCGCGCCGCATCCGCCCAGTTCGGCATCGACCCGGCGGCCCTGCCGCCGTCGTCGGGGCTGCTGGACCTGCTGGCCCCGGACGAGCGCCCCCGCATGGCCGCCGCCATAGCCGCGGCACTGCGCGACGGCCAGCCCGCCTCGCTGGCCTGCACGGCCATGCACGCCTCGGGCGCCACCTTTCCCGCCGTGCTGCACCTGGCCCCCTGCATGCACGAGGGACTGTGCACGGGCCTGCGCGGCGTGGTGGGCCGCCACCCGACGGAATAG
- a CDS encoding HDOD domain-containing protein: MTRISITDLKPGMRVADDIRDGNGRLLFKCGDVLSPAGLRILKIWGVTEAAVIGEEDNEGDMPPTVAARYDEAMERTRAHFTLHDPANPHVAALMRHCAMRLAASTPPWPAPPGEAPTPVRPDPAPRPVTLESVLREDMRFGTLPSVFHRLVEVVNDPRSSAADAAEIISKDTDLSARLLRIANSAYYGLRARIETITRAVSIIGTNQLVSLAMGVSVVTAFRGVPQDLVDMRAFWTHSIACGVAARILAGLHRMSNSERFFVAGLLHDLGRLAIYGQLPDHGRLLLAEARTRGTTVRSLERDIVGFTHDEMGGAILRQWKCPISLERNVQRHHTPESSSGSCEPAIMAVADLLANALGYGTSGEVLVPPLSDDGWAALALPPGAVVQTANQMEYQVLEIIRFLETHD; this comes from the coding sequence ATGACACGCATCAGCATCACAGACCTGAAGCCAGGCATGCGCGTGGCCGACGACATACGCGACGGCAACGGACGCCTGCTGTTCAAGTGTGGCGACGTGCTGTCGCCCGCGGGTCTGCGCATTCTCAAGATCTGGGGCGTCACCGAGGCCGCCGTCATCGGCGAAGAGGACAACGAAGGGGACATGCCGCCCACCGTGGCCGCCCGCTACGACGAGGCCATGGAACGCACCCGCGCCCACTTCACCCTGCACGACCCGGCCAACCCGCACGTGGCCGCGCTGATGCGCCACTGCGCCATGCGCCTTGCCGCCTCGACCCCGCCGTGGCCCGCCCCCCCCGGCGAGGCCCCAACCCCCGTCCGGCCAGATCCGGCCCCGAGGCCAGTGACGCTGGAATCGGTACTGCGCGAAGACATGCGCTTCGGCACCCTGCCCAGCGTGTTCCACCGCCTGGTCGAGGTGGTCAACGACCCGCGCAGTTCCGCCGCCGACGCGGCAGAAATCATTTCCAAGGACACCGATCTTTCCGCGCGGCTGCTGCGCATCGCCAACAGCGCCTACTACGGGCTGCGGGCGCGCATCGAAACCATCACCCGCGCCGTATCCATCATCGGCACCAACCAGTTGGTCTCGCTGGCCATGGGAGTCAGCGTGGTGACGGCCTTCCGGGGGGTGCCGCAGGACCTCGTGGACATGCGCGCCTTCTGGACGCATTCCATCGCCTGCGGCGTGGCCGCGCGCATCCTGGCCGGGCTGCACCGCATGAGCAACAGCGAACGGTTCTTCGTGGCCGGGCTGCTGCATGACCTTGGGCGGCTGGCCATCTACGGGCAACTGCCCGACCACGGGCGGCTGCTGCTGGCCGAGGCCCGGACACGCGGCACCACGGTTCGCTCGCTGGAGCGCGACATCGTCGGCTTCACCCATGACGAAATGGGCGGGGCCATCCTGCGGCAATGGAAGTGCCCGATATCGCTGGAGCGCAACGTACAGCGGCATCACACCCCCGAAAGCTCAAGCGGCAGCTGCGAACCGGCCATCATGGCCGTGGCCGACCTTCTGGCCAACGCCCTGGGCTACGGCACCAGCGGCGAAGTGCTGGTGCCCCCCCTGTCCGACGACGGCTGGGCCGCCCTGGCCCTGCCCCCCGGCGCGGTGGTGCAGACGGCCAACCAGATGGAATATCAGGTGCTGGAAATCATCAGGTTCCTGGAAACGCATGACTAG
- a CDS encoding HD domain-containing phosphohydrolase, protein MPTPPSILVIDDDPQVRGSLADFLSDSGYAVLQAGDGRAGLDAWQAHRPDLVLVDLRMPVLDGLSVIRAITASGLGTPVIVVSGTGVLHDAVAALREGAWDYLIKPLQDMGALEHTVARCLERARLLVENEAYRAGLEARIAERTRELSTAYDQLSGMLEATVDSLSRVTNLKDAYTGTHQARVTVLATAMARRLGMPDDEVEAVRVAGMLHDIGKLCIPAQYLLKPTVLDTHEMAFMRQHPQFGHDILERIPFPHPVARMVLQHHERLDGSGYPHGVAGDAILQGARILGVADVAEAMCSHRPYRPAHCLEAAMNELSAGSGTRYAADVVDACLDLLRGNHVDMPDVAEVLRQLRNGDAVCS, encoded by the coding sequence ATGCCCACTCCGCCCAGCATCCTGGTCATCGACGACGACCCGCAGGTTCGCGGCTCGCTGGCCGACTTTCTGTCGGACAGCGGCTACGCGGTATTGCAGGCCGGAGATGGTCGCGCCGGGCTGGATGCCTGGCAGGCACACCGGCCGGACCTTGTCCTGGTGGACCTGCGCATGCCGGTGCTGGACGGTCTTTCGGTAATCCGGGCCATCACAGCCTCTGGCCTGGGCACGCCGGTGATCGTGGTTTCCGGCACCGGGGTATTGCATGATGCCGTGGCTGCCCTGAGAGAAGGGGCCTGGGACTATCTGATAAAGCCCCTGCAGGACATGGGCGCCCTGGAACACACCGTGGCGCGCTGCCTGGAACGGGCGCGCCTGCTGGTGGAAAACGAGGCCTACCGGGCCGGGCTGGAGGCGCGCATCGCCGAGCGCACCCGCGAACTGAGCACCGCCTACGACCAGCTCAGCGGCATGCTGGAAGCCACGGTGGATTCACTGTCGCGGGTCACCAACCTGAAGGACGCCTACACCGGCACCCATCAGGCCCGCGTCACCGTACTGGCCACGGCCATGGCCCGCAGGCTGGGCATGCCCGACGACGAGGTGGAGGCGGTACGGGTGGCGGGCATGCTGCACGACATCGGCAAGCTGTGCATCCCTGCCCAGTACCTGCTCAAACCCACCGTGCTCGACACCCACGAAATGGCCTTCATGCGCCAGCACCCCCAGTTCGGGCACGACATCCTGGAACGCATTCCCTTCCCCCATCCCGTGGCGCGCATGGTGTTGCAGCATCACGAACGGCTGGACGGTTCCGGCTACCCGCACGGGGTCGCGGGCGACGCCATCCTGCAAGGGGCGCGCATCCTCGGCGTGGCCGACGTGGCCGAGGCCATGTGCTCGCACCGCCCCTACCGCCCCGCTCACTGCCTGGAAGCGGCCATGAACGAACTTTCTGCGGGCAGCGGTACCCGCTACGCTGCCGACGTGGTGGACGCCTGCCTCGACCTTTTGCGCGGCAACCACGTCGACATGCCGGATGTGGCCGAAGTGCTGCGCCAGTTGCGCAACGGCGACGCCGTCTGCTCGTGA
- a CDS encoding CvpA family protein, giving the protein MNFNMLDAAFLIIVGLFVLRGLFRGFVEEVAGLVGVIGGFILANRHHGDAAPHVAKVVGDPGWVNVIAYAGVFLGVLLVVAIVARIIRKLLVITFAGWLDHMAGGVMGAAKGLLICSILLAVLLHFLPDAAFVRDSRVIPYLSMVTGYVKTFLPQQLF; this is encoded by the coding sequence ATGAACTTCAACATGCTGGACGCAGCGTTCCTGATCATCGTCGGGTTGTTCGTGCTGCGCGGGCTGTTTCGCGGCTTCGTGGAAGAAGTGGCGGGCCTGGTGGGCGTCATCGGCGGGTTCATCTTGGCCAACCGCCACCATGGCGATGCCGCGCCGCATGTGGCCAAGGTTGTGGGCGACCCCGGCTGGGTCAACGTCATCGCCTACGCGGGCGTGTTCCTGGGCGTGCTGCTGGTGGTGGCCATCGTGGCGCGCATCATCCGCAAGCTGCTGGTCATCACCTTCGCGGGCTGGCTCGACCACATGGCGGGTGGGGTCATGGGCGCGGCCAAGGGGCTGCTGATCTGCTCCATCCTGCTGGCCGTGCTGCTGCACTTTCTGCCCGACGCCGCTTTCGTGCGCGATTCCCGCGTGATTCCGTATCTTTCGATGGTTACCGGCTACGTGAAGACGTTTTTGCCGCAGCAACTTTTCTGA
- a CDS encoding sigma-54 dependent transcriptional regulator, translated as MADVLVIDPTRRYREYLVPAITAAGHACRVVSTCEEAVASGRRRPCDVVLLDVDTPGPEGLGSLPELSAMRGQPEVLALTALRTGNRAEDAIRAGAWDVLLHPVPESSVRQVLERCLYHHAAKVALIGQANIKRGDIIGTSLPLERCLHSLGVAARTDTNVLILGETGTGKELFARAVHENSERAGRGFIVVDCTNLPSTLAESILFGHERGSFTGADAARDGLFKQADGGTIFLDEIGDLDLSVQKSLLRVLQERTFRPISARNEVRSDFRLVAATNCDIEDMVRRGAFRKDLYHRLKTRIIQLPPLRERRDDIEPLARHYVDRICRQHRLAAKQMSPDFVDAVQLYHWPGNVRDMINALHYAVQAAFAEQRLYPQHLPVEIRGHVMRARRDPAPAREHEEEMHPPMLGTGRGTADAEGGAGDNGRGYEVEPGPFGTPGQSGQPGYSAPSGSSGAHGLSGGSGGVGLSGGVAQPGRTGTSVPAGTGVAFAMAAHGQHGEPGAMTARPSDICQPPVERERFGFANEVFPSFRSAREVTMDRMESAYLMELIRRSRGEIASAIALSGLSRARLYELLQKHSISLRSNN; from the coding sequence ATGGCAGACGTTCTGGTGATTGATCCTACGCGGCGGTACAGGGAATACCTTGTGCCCGCCATCACCGCCGCCGGGCATGCGTGCCGCGTGGTCTCCACCTGCGAGGAGGCCGTGGCCAGCGGACGCCGCCGCCCGTGCGACGTGGTGCTGCTGGACGTGGATACGCCCGGTCCGGAGGGGCTGGGCAGCCTGCCGGAATTGTCCGCCATGCGCGGCCAGCCGGAGGTGCTGGCCCTTACGGCCCTGCGCACGGGAAACCGGGCGGAGGACGCCATTCGCGCCGGGGCCTGGGACGTGCTGCTGCACCCCGTTCCCGAATCCTCCGTACGCCAGGTGCTGGAACGCTGCCTGTACCACCACGCCGCCAAGGTGGCCCTTATCGGCCAGGCCAACATCAAGCGCGGCGACATCATCGGCACCAGCCTGCCGCTGGAGCGCTGCCTGCATTCACTGGGTGTGGCCGCGCGCACCGACACCAACGTGCTGATCCTGGGCGAAACGGGCACAGGCAAGGAACTGTTCGCGCGGGCCGTGCACGAGAACAGCGAGCGTGCCGGGCGCGGCTTCATCGTTGTGGACTGCACCAACCTGCCGAGCACCCTGGCCGAAAGCATCTTGTTCGGGCACGAGCGCGGATCGTTCACCGGGGCCGACGCCGCGCGCGACGGCCTGTTCAAGCAGGCCGACGGCGGCACCATTTTCCTGGACGAAATAGGCGACCTGGATCTTTCGGTGCAGAAGTCGCTGCTGCGGGTGTTGCAGGAACGCACCTTTCGTCCCATCAGCGCCCGAAACGAGGTGCGCAGCGATTTCCGCCTTGTGGCCGCCACCAACTGCGACATAGAGGACATGGTGCGGCGCGGGGCCTTCCGCAAGGACCTGTACCACCGCCTGAAGACCCGCATCATCCAGTTGCCCCCCCTGCGCGAACGGCGCGACGACATAGAGCCCCTGGCCCGGCACTACGTGGACCGCATCTGCCGCCAGCACCGCCTGGCAGCCAAGCAGATGTCGCCCGACTTCGTGGACGCGGTGCAGCTCTACCACTGGCCGGGCAACGTGCGCGACATGATCAACGCCCTGCATTACGCGGTGCAGGCGGCCTTTGCCGAACAGCGGCTGTACCCCCAGCACCTGCCGGTGGAAATCCGTGGTCACGTCATGCGCGCCCGGCGCGACCCGGCCCCCGCGCGCGAACACGAGGAAGAGATGCACCCGCCCATGCTCGGTACCGGCAGGGGGACGGCGGATGCAGAGGGTGGGGCCGGGGACAACGGTCGTGGCTACGAGGTGGAACCCGGCCCGTTCGGCACGCCTGGCCAGTCCGGCCAGCCGGGATATTCTGCCCCGTCCGGCTCGTCGGGAGCGCATGGCCTGTCCGGTGGGTCTGGCGGCGTTGGCCTGTCGGGTGGCGTCGCTCAACCGGGGCGCACGGGGACGTCGGTGCCTGCGGGCACCGGCGTGGCATTCGCCATGGCCGCTCACGGTCAGCACGGAGAACCCGGCGCCATGACCGCTCGGCCGTCGGACATCTGCCAGCCGCCCGTGGAACGGGAGCGATTCGGCTTTGCCAACGAGGTGTTCCCCTCGTTCCGTTCCGCGCGCGAAGTGACCATGGACCGCATGGAGTCCGCCTACCTCATGGAACTCATCCGGCGCAGCCGGGGCGAGATAGCCTCGGCCATCGCCCTTTCCGGCCTATCCCGCGCCCGGCTGTACGAACTGTTGCAGAAGCATTCCATCTCGCTGCGTAGCAACAACTGA
- a CDS encoding AI-2E family transporter has product MNTTPAKGNRTTASRNLFSYFLFLLLLLALWLAYQLVESFLHTLILGAVFSAICYPLYLRCKRLVRGSSIVSALLVLTGLVVCIVIPLCVFVALLIPQGMQTVTAINKWLSGGGPAELMSESNLEPWLQWVRVNLPFIDLGHIDFQTSLLQLSRTAGQTLIQWGSYVLGNTMLFFLHFLLLLLVMFFMLKDGKRMVDGVKYLCPLREEQEDLIIQSLRRVARAVLVGGLLVAVVQGVLGGLGMAIVGMPGLFWGTVMGFASLVPVVGTGLVWGPASIYLLLMGQWKGAVFLVLWCSLVVAGADSFLRPYFMRGSSGASVFYIFLSILGGLKTFGMAGIIYGPLILSFTMVMLTLYGEEYRDILAPSAPAPADCPSPESGHGGIGGTGDAAAPLPGGEGGQ; this is encoded by the coding sequence ATGAATACCACACCGGCCAAGGGAAATCGCACCACCGCCTCGCGCAACCTGTTCTCGTACTTCCTCTTCCTGTTGCTGCTGCTGGCCCTCTGGCTGGCCTATCAACTGGTGGAATCCTTCCTGCATACCCTTATTCTGGGGGCGGTGTTCTCTGCCATCTGCTATCCGCTGTACCTGCGCTGCAAGCGACTGGTGCGCGGCAGCTCCATCGTTTCGGCGTTGCTGGTGCTGACGGGGCTGGTGGTGTGCATCGTCATTCCGTTGTGCGTGTTCGTGGCCCTGCTGATTCCCCAGGGCATGCAGACGGTGACGGCCATCAACAAGTGGCTGAGCGGCGGCGGACCGGCGGAGCTGATGTCGGAATCGAACCTGGAGCCGTGGCTGCAATGGGTGCGGGTGAACCTGCCGTTCATCGACCTTGGCCACATCGACTTCCAGACCAGCCTGTTGCAACTGTCGCGCACGGCAGGGCAGACGCTGATCCAGTGGGGCTCGTACGTGCTGGGAAACACCATGCTGTTCTTCCTGCACTTTCTGCTGCTGCTTCTGGTGATGTTCTTCATGCTGAAGGACGGCAAGCGCATGGTGGACGGGGTGAAGTACCTGTGCCCCCTGCGCGAGGAGCAGGAGGACCTGATCATCCAGAGTCTGCGCCGCGTGGCCCGCGCCGTGCTGGTGGGCGGGCTGCTGGTGGCCGTGGTGCAGGGCGTGCTGGGTGGGCTTGGCATGGCCATCGTGGGCATGCCCGGCCTGTTCTGGGGCACGGTGATGGGGTTTGCCTCGCTGGTGCCGGTGGTGGGCACGGGGCTGGTATGGGGACCGGCATCCATCTACCTGCTGCTGATGGGGCAGTGGAAGGGCGCGGTGTTTCTGGTGCTGTGGTGCTCGCTGGTGGTGGCCGGGGCCGACTCCTTCCTGCGGCCGTACTTCATGCGCGGCAGTTCGGGGGCTTCGGTGTTCTACATCTTTCTGTCCATTCTGGGCGGGCTGAAGACCTTCGGCATGGCGGGCATTATCTACGGCCCGCTCATTCTCAGCTTCACCATGGTCATGCTGACCCTGTACGGAGAGGAATACCGCGACATCCTGGCGCCCAGCGCCCCTGCCCCGGCCGATTGCCCGTCGCCGGAGAGCGGGCACGGGGGAATTGGGGGAACTGGGGATGCCGCCGCGCCACTCCCGGGAGGAGAGGGCGGCCAATAG